A section of the Marinoscillum sp. 108 genome encodes:
- a CDS encoding DUF4249 domain-containing protein, which yields MKPFYLIVSMLLIWGCEPIEEGLPTSEQKLVIDGAIEQGQFPIVYLTLSSGFYDPVDSMNLLDLIVTTARVSVSDGENEEVLTLFRNEGYFPPYYYRGTALRGVIGKEYTLEVRSRGETYTATTTIPAPVALDSLWFLQDGPSDSLVNIWVRFKDDGSAVNRYRSFTRIISKNDRYIPAYQSTLSDRAFNGESFRYPILKQPADFTKVAQDVYFTKGDTVNVKFCTLDQVHFDFWRTLERELYSAGNPFGSSGNEVESNIRGTKPALGVWGGYGASYHRIVLK from the coding sequence ATGAAACCATTCTATCTGATCGTATCGATGCTTTTGATCTGGGGATGTGAACCCATAGAGGAGGGGCTACCTACTTCTGAGCAGAAGCTCGTCATTGACGGAGCGATCGAACAAGGGCAGTTTCCCATTGTGTACCTCACGCTGAGTTCCGGATTTTATGATCCTGTAGACTCTATGAACCTACTGGATCTGATTGTCACTACAGCGAGGGTGTCAGTGTCTGATGGCGAAAATGAAGAAGTGCTCACCTTATTCAGAAATGAAGGTTATTTCCCGCCCTATTACTACCGGGGTACAGCTCTGCGTGGGGTCATTGGCAAGGAGTATACCCTGGAGGTGCGAAGCAGGGGGGAGACCTACACCGCCACGACTACCATTCCTGCACCAGTGGCTTTGGATAGCTTGTGGTTTTTGCAGGATGGTCCGTCGGATTCATTGGTGAATATCTGGGTACGGTTCAAAGATGACGGCAGTGCGGTCAATCGCTATCGCTCCTTCACCAGAATTATCAGCAAGAATGATCGATACATTCCGGCGTATCAATCTACCCTCTCCGACAGGGCTTTTAACGGTGAATCATTTCGTTATCCCATATTGAAGCAACCTGCTGACTTTACCAAGGTCGCTCAGGATGTGTATTTCACGAAAGGGGATACAGTGAATGTAAAGTTTTGCACGTTGGATCAGGTGCATTTTGACTTTTGGAGGACCCTGGAGCGTGAACTTTACTCAGCAGGTAATCCCTTTGGGTCTTCGGGAAACGAAGTAGAGAGTAATATCCGGGGCACAAAACCAGCGCTGGGTGTGTGGGGTGGATATGGTGCCAGTTACCACAGGATAGTCTTAAAATAA
- a CDS encoding TonB-dependent siderophore receptor — MIRGVLLVIFFALTGGSFAQSVVTWQVKDSERAPVLGATVLLESGEVLITNTNGKVSKEISGTEISFQITFVGFKPVQNTFPISGDTTLLIILESDEVVMEAVEIRGNQPRQQLQESGTGYVTFSMEGESELPYLLGEQDPLKFIQSQSGVASGTDGNNGYYVRGGGIDQNAIELDHIELYNTNHLFGFFSTFNPKAIDQVSFMKSGFPAAIGGRLSSMMRIETINPDADAFHGHVKVGVLAGGVSLEIPVIKQKSSLLVAARRSYLDLITQNLMDDESEISRRTDYRFSDLILKYNHRINSHHTLSLVGFMGTDDYLFRSERTFENHIYWKTLNGGVNWKWMTNADLDGEVYATLGRYEQRYGAGLSIYQIDLDSYIANARAGANVFLTRGSHLLTFGAEYSYRNFRPSQVHIESTQEEFNLSEVSWLPTAELAVSVDDEITLTEQLRIGLGLRLSSFVHLGPFTRYETTENLVSVDSTHFSQGEWVQHYVSPEPRVRVNYLMNQNSALKASYDRNVQYIHLSPLGSVSLPTDIWVPSSQKIRPQKAHQVALGYYSLLSSQIKYSVEGYYKLLQNQIEYRNGAIAGYSGSKNFDDDFIFGKGQSYGVEFSVTKDAGSVEYQASYTLSKTERSFEEVQGGETFRAKYDRTHDLNLIGTYHLGNWSFSGLFKLSSGNNLTVPVAKYVINESIVSEYSERNAFRLPMYHRLDVAASWHPSGNEQVTWVFSVYNVYNRRNPYFVYFDVKGDVSAYALDISLKEVALFPVLPSLSFEYSF, encoded by the coding sequence ATGATTCGAGGTGTCTTGCTGGTCATTTTTTTTGCCTTGACTGGTGGTTCTTTTGCACAATCTGTCGTCACCTGGCAAGTGAAGGATAGCGAGCGGGCGCCGGTATTGGGCGCTACCGTCCTGCTGGAGAGTGGAGAGGTTTTGATCACCAATACTAATGGTAAGGTCAGTAAGGAGATTTCAGGAACTGAGATTAGTTTTCAAATCACTTTTGTGGGCTTTAAGCCTGTACAAAACACTTTCCCGATCAGTGGAGACACAACACTTTTGATCATTTTGGAGTCCGATGAGGTGGTGATGGAGGCCGTGGAGATCAGGGGAAACCAACCCAGGCAGCAACTGCAGGAATCGGGTACTGGCTATGTCACCTTCAGCATGGAAGGGGAGAGCGAGCTGCCTTACCTGCTGGGCGAGCAGGATCCCCTCAAGTTTATTCAGAGCCAGTCTGGGGTGGCCTCAGGTACCGATGGAAATAATGGCTATTACGTTCGTGGTGGCGGTATTGATCAGAATGCCATTGAGCTTGATCATATAGAGCTCTATAATACCAATCACTTGTTTGGTTTCTTTTCTACCTTCAACCCCAAGGCCATCGACCAGGTGAGTTTTATGAAGAGTGGTTTTCCTGCAGCGATTGGGGGCAGACTTTCATCCATGATGCGGATAGAGACCATCAATCCCGATGCGGATGCTTTTCACGGACATGTGAAAGTAGGAGTGCTGGCGGGAGGTGTAAGCCTGGAAATACCTGTGATCAAACAGAAATCTTCCCTGCTGGTGGCAGCACGGAGGTCCTACCTCGACCTGATTACGCAAAATCTGATGGATGATGAAAGCGAGATCAGCCGGCGCACCGACTATCGCTTTTCAGACCTGATTTTGAAATACAATCACCGAATCAATAGTCACCATACGCTTTCACTGGTTGGTTTCATGGGTACCGACGATTACCTTTTCCGGAGTGAGCGTACCTTCGAAAATCATATTTATTGGAAAACCCTCAATGGCGGGGTGAACTGGAAATGGATGACCAATGCTGACCTGGATGGGGAGGTGTACGCCACGCTGGGACGCTACGAACAACGCTATGGGGCCGGGTTGAGCATCTATCAGATTGACCTGGATTCCTACATTGCCAATGCCAGAGCGGGTGCCAACGTTTTTCTGACCAGGGGATCACATCTGCTGACCTTTGGTGCAGAGTATTCTTACCGAAACTTCAGACCGAGTCAGGTGCATATAGAATCCACCCAGGAGGAGTTTAATCTTTCTGAAGTGTCCTGGCTCCCTACCGCTGAGCTGGCGGTGAGTGTGGATGATGAGATCACGCTTACAGAGCAATTGCGAATCGGGCTGGGGTTGCGCTTGAGTAGCTTTGTGCACCTGGGACCATTCACGCGCTACGAGACCACAGAGAATCTGGTATCTGTGGACTCCACGCATTTTTCACAAGGCGAATGGGTGCAACATTACGTGAGTCCTGAGCCCCGGGTGAGGGTCAATTATTTGATGAATCAAAACAGTGCGTTAAAGGCCTCCTATGACCGGAATGTTCAGTACATCCATCTGTCTCCCCTGGGATCGGTCTCTTTGCCTACTGATATCTGGGTGCCCAGTTCTCAGAAGATTCGCCCCCAGAAGGCACATCAGGTAGCGCTTGGTTATTACAGCCTCCTTTCCAGCCAGATAAAATATTCGGTAGAGGGGTATTACAAACTATTACAAAATCAGATTGAGTACAGAAACGGGGCCATTGCCGGGTACTCTGGTAGTAAGAATTTTGATGATGACTTTATCTTCGGAAAGGGTCAATCCTATGGCGTAGAGTTTTCAGTAACGAAAGATGCGGGATCGGTGGAGTACCAGGCCAGCTACACCCTCAGTAAGACCGAGCGAAGTTTTGAAGAAGTGCAGGGTGGAGAAACCTTTCGCGCCAAGTATGACCGCACCCATGACCTCAACCTTATAGGAACCTACCATCTCGGCAACTGGTCATTTTCAGGATTATTTAAGCTCAGCTCGGGCAATAACCTGACGGTACCAGTGGCCAAATATGTCATTAATGAGAGTATTGTGAGTGAGTACTCGGAAAGAAATGCTTTTCGTCTGCCCATGTACCACCGGCTGGATGTTGCTGCCAGCTGGCACCCCAGCGGGAATGAGCAGGTAACCTGGGTGTTTTCTGTGTACAATGTCTACAATCGTCGAAATCCCTATTTTGTGTATTTCGATGTAAAGGGTGATGTATCTGCCTATGCCCTGGACATTAGTTTGAAGGAAGTAGCGCTCTTTCCGGTTTTGCCTTCACTTAGTTTTGAATATAGCTTCTGA
- a CDS encoding type IX secretion system membrane protein PorP/SprF has product MTLNLIHFNSHQLRLFCRLSFLFVLVSLLSTNNLKAQDPQFSQYYAAPMYLNPGLVGISQIGRAGLNYRNQWPSIDANYVTYSFFIDYFFEDEFSALGLIVNTDQEGIAGLRSTNIGLQYAYQLNLTDTWTFRPGVEASYYFRDLNFDRLTFGDQFDNSGQVRPTTGETFDTGFSARFFDLAFGGILYNDKMWFGASMHHVLEPNQAVAGGDAPLPRKFSLHGGYKILFTELNKRARPQGKGRERSMTPSVNYKQQGSFKQLDVGLYFTLEPILLGAWYRGLPIDGFTSTKNSEAIISMIGINKNNLTIGYSFDYTISDLGIGSGGAHEISLIYAFDLSDPRKPSREVRQLRCPVPFIF; this is encoded by the coding sequence TTGACACTTAATTTGATTCATTTTAATTCACATCAGCTGCGTTTGTTCTGCCGACTGAGTTTTTTGTTTGTGCTGGTTAGCCTACTTTCCACCAACAACTTAAAAGCTCAGGACCCGCAGTTTTCACAGTATTATGCAGCGCCTATGTACCTCAATCCGGGGTTGGTAGGGATCAGTCAGATTGGGCGTGCAGGCTTGAATTATCGGAATCAGTGGCCATCCATAGATGCCAATTATGTGACTTATTCCTTTTTTATCGACTACTTTTTCGAAGATGAATTCAGTGCCCTTGGACTGATTGTGAATACTGATCAGGAGGGGATAGCCGGCCTTAGATCCACGAATATTGGTCTGCAGTATGCCTATCAGCTGAATCTTACAGACACATGGACTTTCAGACCAGGAGTGGAAGCGTCTTACTATTTCAGGGATTTGAATTTTGACCGGTTGACCTTTGGAGATCAGTTTGACAACTCCGGTCAGGTACGTCCTACTACCGGGGAGACTTTCGACACTGGCTTTAGCGCCAGGTTTTTCGATCTGGCTTTTGGTGGCATTTTATACAATGATAAAATGTGGTTTGGTGCATCCATGCACCACGTACTGGAGCCCAATCAGGCAGTAGCTGGTGGAGATGCGCCGCTTCCTCGAAAATTTTCCCTGCATGGGGGCTACAAGATCCTTTTCACGGAGCTCAACAAACGCGCCAGGCCACAGGGCAAGGGTCGTGAGCGAAGCATGACACCCTCGGTAAACTATAAGCAGCAAGGGTCATTTAAGCAGTTGGATGTGGGCCTTTATTTTACGCTGGAGCCTATCTTGTTGGGCGCCTGGTACCGTGGGCTGCCGATCGATGGTTTCACAAGCACCAAAAACAGTGAGGCTATCATTTCGATGATAGGGATCAATAAGAATAATCTCACCATTGGATATAGCTTTGATTATACCATTTCTGATTTGGGAATAGGTAGTGGGGGTGCTCATGAGATCTCGCTTATTTATGCTTTTGACCTTTCTGATCCGCGTAAGCCTTCACGCGAGGTGCGTCAGCTGAGGTGCCCCGTTCCCTTTATTTTCTAA